The Bacteroidales bacterium genome window below encodes:
- a CDS encoding DUF2079 domain-containing protein: protein MLFLFTKEVMAIWGIFILIGLMIKNRASLSKQYIKLEIPLLITAVVYGSIVIFWAMPKLQLSDTNLQFGRYAHIGNSVWEMITNILRNPQIIFSNTTGNAIYDGIKAETIIMFLLAGGVFCILKPAYLIMVLPIFAQKFLSSDYGLWGINNHYSIEFVPILALATIDVVSNIKKAILQNLITISAAALTLYSTARTMESRDSKWYNEINTQFYKKAHYQSDINRSEVFEIIKGIPSSAIVSTSSPLAPRLAFREKVLLFPNIKNADYIILLKKEGTYPLSPDKLASEIEKLKVGNHYEAYFESETLIAFKKIL from the coding sequence ATGCTTTTTCTATTTACCAAAGAGGTAATGGCTATTTGGGGTATATTTATCTTGATAGGACTGATGATAAAGAATAGAGCCTCACTATCAAAACAATATATAAAGCTAGAAATTCCACTACTTATTACAGCTGTGGTTTACGGTTCAATAGTAATATTTTGGGCTATGCCCAAACTGCAACTTTCAGATACAAATTTACAATTTGGACGATATGCACACATAGGAAATTCTGTGTGGGAAATGATTACAAATATTCTACGTAATCCCCAAATTATATTCTCAAATACAACAGGTAATGCTATATATGACGGCATCAAAGCTGAAACAATCATTATGTTTTTATTAGCAGGGGGAGTCTTCTGCATATTAAAACCAGCTTACCTTATTATGGTTTTGCCAATATTTGCACAAAAATTTTTATCGTCTGACTACGGGTTGTGGGGAATTAACAACCACTATTCCATTGAATTTGTTCCAATACTTGCATTGGCTACAATAGACGTGGTTAGCAACATAAAAAAGGCTATACTTCAAAACTTAATAACGATATCTGCAGCCGCACTTACATTGTATTCTACAGCTAGAACGATGGAATCGCGCGATTCAAAATGGTACAACGAGATCAACACACAATTTTACAAGAAAGCTCATTATCAATCTGATATAAACAGAAGCGAAGTATTTGAGATAATCAAAGGTATTCCTAGTAGCGCAATTGTGTCAACAAGTTCTCCTCTTGCGCCAAGGCTTGCTTTTCGTGAAAAAGTACTTCTTTTCCCAAACATCAAAAATGCTGATTACATTATACTGTTAAAAAAAGAGGGTACATATCCGCTTTCGCCCGATAAACTAGCTTCAGAAATTGAAAAACTTAAAGTAGGTAATCACTACGAAGCATATTTTGAGAGTGAAACCTTAATAGCATTTAAAAAAATATTGTAG